GATTATTGAAAGAACTTTTTCTTGGTTTGAAAACCAACGAAGATTGAGTAAAGATTTTGAATATTTGCTTGAAACAAGTGAGGCAATGATTCATTTTGCAGCTATAAAAATATTATTGAATAAAATTTAAACAGTTTCTAAATGAATTATCACTCGATTTATTTGTCATTCCGAACGAAGCAAAGAATGACACACATTTGGATTACATAAAAATAAAAAATCCCCTGAAGAAAACAACAGGGGATCTTATTCAATATCTATCTGTGTTTACGCAGTGGCCGGTACAACCGAAACATATGAACGATCCTCTTTCGACTTTTTATAAACAACAGTACCATCAACCAGTGCAAACAAAGTATGATCCTTGCCCATACCTACGTTTTTACCCGGATAATGCCTAGTACCTCTTTGGCGAACAAGAATATTACCTGCAATGGCCGATTGACCACCATATACCTTGATGCCTAACCGTTTACTTTCCGATTCGCGGCCGTTCTTTACTTTACCTTCACCTTTTTTATGTGCCATGACTGTTTAGTTGTTAGTTGTTAGTTGTTGGTTGATAGTTGTCAGGAACTATGCTTATTTTTTCTTTGTTGTTTTTTTTGCCGCTGCCTTAGGGGCTGCTTTTGTTTTTTTAGGTTTTGCTTCCACCACTACTTCATCCACTTCTTCGCGACCTTTAGCTTTTACTATAGGAGCTTCTTCCAACTTCATCTTTTCACCATTCGCGGCAATTCCCTGAATAAATATCTGTGTAAAATACTGACGATGACCATTTAATTTTCTGTACCCTTTTCTTCTTCTCTTTTTGAAGATGATCACTTTGTCGCCTTTAAGGTGAGATAATACTTTCGCGGCAACAGTTGCACCTTCAACAAGCGGAGTGCCAACAGTAACTTTACCATTATTATCAAGAAGCAGGATGTTTTTCAACTCAACACTGTCTCCCTCTTTGGCTTCAAGGCGGTGTACATATACTCGTTGTTTAGGCTCAACCTTAAATTGCTGCCCGGCTATGTCTACTATTGCGTACATTTTAATGCTTTTTATTAGTTTATATATCTATACCCTTAGTTACAGGGGTTGCGAAGATAATAAATCTATTTAAGGTGGGAAAATTTTATAGCTTTTTTAGCCTGAAATTGAATAGATAGCTAATTCAATATTTTACATTACATTGATTTTCAATTAATTATGAACAAATAAGGCAGCCAGCTCAATTGAAATTGAAGCCAAGTCCAAACGAAAATTTGATCTCGCTAAGCGAGGTCGGACCAGGAGCGTCCGAAAGGTGGGTTCCGAATACATAACGGCTTTCTATAAATAGATGAAATATTTTACTCGCATAATAGTTAAAGCCAACAACTCCGGATAGCAGGGGATCGGCTGTTGTTTTGTATTGCGCCCTGTCATCATCTGTTGGATTTACCTGGTTGGTAGGTGTAATAACATACGGACCATACGACCTCGCGATGGCAATTCCAGGCTGAAAAGCAATGTAAGGATCAATATGACTAACGGTTTTGAAATGGTACGAAGCGCCGGAAAAAACAGAATGATTAAACACGAATGGTTTTTCGTTGCCCAATGTATTCAGATAGTAGAATGCGTCACTCCTTAAAGAAATATCTTCATCAATATAAACATCAAAATTTCCATGTATGGAAATGGTATTCGCTTTTGCCTCCAGCAATACTCCGGGCGAAATTGTTGCCATTGCCCTGATCAATCCTTTGTGAATATAACGGCCATTTTCGGTTTGTGAAAAAGCGAAACAGTTTATCGCCATAAAACACATAACCAACTTTTGCTTAAGCATATTATTTCTTTTTACGCAAATCAGGGATCAATACATTCACACTTATTGTCACCAGCAAATGTCCTTCTAAACCCAATTTTTCCCTTTCTATCAGCAACTGGTCCTTACCGGCAATATTTACTTTATGCACATGCACATCATCGCCAAGGTGCATCATATACTGTGCGGAAAGAGAGAAGTCGAAATTATCG
The DNA window shown above is from Bacteroidota bacterium and carries:
- the rplU gene encoding 50S ribosomal protein L21, which produces MYAIVDIAGQQFKVEPKQRVYVHRLEAKEGDSVELKNILLLDNNGKVTVGTPLVEGATVAAKVLSHLKGDKVIIFKKRRRKGYRKLNGHRQYFTQIFIQGIAANGEKMKLEEAPIVKAKGREEVDEVVVEAKPKKTKAAPKAAAKKTTKKK
- a CDS encoding transposase, with translation IIERTFSWFENQRRLSKDFEYLLETSEAMIHFAAIKILLNKI
- the rpmA gene encoding 50S ribosomal protein L27, which gives rise to MAHKKGEGKVKNGRESESKRLGIKVYGGQSAIAGNILVRQRGTRHYPGKNVGMGKDHTLFALVDGTVVYKKSKEDRSYVSVVPATA